Below is a window of Cytophagaceae bacterium DNA.
GGTCTGGAGCTTTTTTACTCAAGCACTAAATTTGATGCGGGATGCGGTTGGCCAAGCTTTTTTCAGGCAATAGACGATTGTCGTATTTCGGTAAAAAGAGATAATTCCTTAGGAATGATCAGAGATGAAATCAGGTGCAAACGCTGCGATGCCCATTTGGGACACGTTTTTGATGATGGCCCCAAACCTACAGGCTTAAGGTATTGTATGAATTCAGCGGCGATGAAATTTAAAGCATCCAAATAAAAAAACATGAGCCTTTTACCTGTAAATGTCTGGTAAAAGGCTCATATTCAATAGTTTTAAAATTTATTTTTGCTTTTGTTGAAAAGCTACAATTTTGGAGCACTTGGCTTAATGGGTTTATCAAAATTATTGGCCCCTTTAACTTTAACTTTTCTTTTATAAACCTTGTCCTGAACTGAAACATACATTATATCAAAGTTTGAGCCCCCAAAACATAAATTTGAAACCTGGCCTTTGGTTTTTGGAACCGGAATAATAGCATTTACTCTTCCTAATTGGTCTAATACCTGAATTCCTGAAAGGGTGGTCACATAAATTCTGCCATCCCGATCACATTTTAGGCCATCACTCCAGGCATTTTCATCCTGATCTCTGACGTGTAACCAGCCCAATCTTTGTTTATTGACCAGCGTTCCATCTGCCAAAATAGAATACACCCAAACCCAATGAGAGGCAGATTCAGTCACATATAGCTGGGTTTGGTCGGGTGATAAACAAAGGCCATTGGCGAATTTCAGGCCTTCATCCACTATTATTTGTTCACCATTAGACTTTATTAACAATATTTTACTGGGTTTTTCACGTCCATCAGGTTGGGTAACGTAAATATTACCATTTTTTGCAATGGTGATATCGTTGCCGGGAGTCTCCTCGGTAATGGCCTTAATAAATTTACCATTTTTATCATACAAATGCACTTGTTTGGTAGGTGGTTGAGACCATCCTCCTGTTATGGTAAGCATATTTCCATCAGGGGTAAAGGTGGTACCACTGGCTTTTTTAGCATCCTCTATATATATTTCAGGTTGACCTTTTG
It encodes the following:
- the msrB gene encoding peptide-methionine (R)-S-oxide reductase MsrB — its product is MKKLIVIFSLLISQNIMAQKDCDFPKITKTDKEWKSLLTPEQYYVTRQSGTERPFTGIYWNNQAKGIYSCVGCGLELFYSSTKFDAGCGWPSFFQAIDDCRISVKRDNSLGMIRDEIRCKRCDAHLGHVFDDGPKPTGLRYCMNSAAMKFKASK